The Gossypium hirsutum isolate 1008001.06 chromosome D07, Gossypium_hirsutum_v2.1, whole genome shotgun sequence genome includes the window aaattttagaaatttttaataagtcaATTATGTATATTTGTACATTTTATCATGTACATGAATATTTTGTAAGATTATATCAATTatctatattatgtatattatttatgaaaattatatcaattagaatatataatattaaataaatggtaaatttaGTAAGATTATTATATAGAAATTCAATTGAAATTGGGGTTGACATGTTAACTCATAATATCACTACACCAGAACAGGTTTTTGTAGTAacacatacctctcctttcttcgaagtcCAAAATCTAACGACCTCTTCCCACTGGTACCTTAGCATTCCCTGCGGGACATTTTGTAATTTCTCGTCgagtgttgtttttgtcttaaaacAGTCTTTCTTTAAAGTtctcttatggtctctccatctttttcccaatgccttctttacataagcatcagagacctctagagcaaatctcgcctacaaaaaacacaagttaagaaaataaatataaatgaaacttaaacccaagtattataaatgacattaacgttttgttaccttaatgttatcgagagcttggttcttgttactctcgggcattttatgccatgactcgaagttaattggcaacatatttgcattccgtgctagaatgcccaagtatcctgctaaaaggtgagcttctgatccaacaggctgaccaaagctattactggatactttgacacgctcgactgaaTCTAGTTCGTATAAATCCCTCAGTAGCATACGTCCTCGAACTCtccgcgtcccaccattttcagctaaaaatgttatattgtaatgtaagaattttaaaaataaataaacaataagtcaacacgcatgtaaattaaatgttaaattactttcAACTTCTGTAGGTTCCTCtggtgtaatcggaacattcgaagatccaatagcagtctgttaTTCAGTGCTGTTTGTTTCCGCCGAGTTTGGAGTCCCTTGAAGAATGCTTAGCTCTCGCACTTTTCTTCTAGACATTTTATctgcaaaacaaataaaatagttgaaaacttagtatacaattacaacaataatagcacatataaaatagtttaaatatataataagaccaatatttatattatgatatatgtatgttGTGTATAatgtaattaagttatgtaagttgtgtattattaacgttaagtgttatgtaagttatttaagttatgtaagtggtgtattatgtaagttaagtaaGTTATGTAGGCTATGTATTATGCAAGTTATTTATGTAAGTGGTgtgttatgtaagttatataagttatgtaggCTATGTATTATCTAAGTttttaagttatataagttatgcaaGTTTCTATATAAGTTTCTATGCAAGTTATGTAGgttattatttaagttatgtattatgtaagaataaataaaaattttatttaagttatgtattatgtaagtgtatatataagttatgatatgattgataaatttgagttatgtaagttatgatatgatttataagttatgtataatgtaagttatgaaagttatgtattatgtaatttatgtaagttgtgtattatgcaAGTCATGTAGGCTATGTATTATGTCagttattatgttattatgtaagttatgaaagttatatataagttattaaaaaatatatttttttaatatatatattaaaaatgtatataaatattaataagttattaagttatatattaaaaatttataagttatgtaaattatgcaAGTTATATATGGAAACATATGAATAAATACCTCAAATTTCCTCAATTTTGAAGCAGACGGCTGccaaacaaaaaacacaagtaaattagtacaaaaaatagaaaaaaaaaataggagTAAacagaatataattttaataaaaaaaataggagTAAACAATATTTACTTGTTGGTATGAGATTAATATTGTTCAAGTTATGTAAATTATCCAGGGTTGTCATTGTTGGTATGGGATTAATATTGTTCAAGTAAAATTCACTTTTtctaaatacaaaattttaaggttttaaggtAGAACCAATATTTACTTGGATAAACAGTTAGTTTTTCCATAAAATCTTTTCATTTGTAAATCTTAATTCGAATTAAAAAGATTTAATTTCTCAATTGGTGAAATAAAATAGTTCAATAAAAAAAAGCCTGAATTAAAAGAGTGAggcacaaattttaaaaactttagaaTTTCATGGGTGGACTTGGGCTTTTGACCCATTTGAACAATTTTTAAAGTAGAATTTAAGAAGAGGCCAGCCCTCATCAGTAGTGTAATAGCCTTTCATTCTCCCTTGTATTTTCTTGAATTATCTGAaaaagtaaatactcaaaattttgcTAAATCACTTGAAAAACAAACCTCCTAAACTCATTTACACCATCAATCTTTTAAACTAGAATGGGATTTGAAAAAACAAAGTATTTTGCATCTAAGGCATAGTTGGAGTGCCAACTTAACTCACATTTTGATCCAATGATTacttcacatttcaattcattatGAACTTAAAATACCAATTTCAATATTTCctcacaaaaaaaaactaaacattcGGTACCTATAATCAAAGCTTAAAAAGTTTCTCTAACATGATTTATTGATTCATTTGCCACCTCAAAAGCCCTTAATTTTTGTGCACAAAAAGCTTTTAACTAATTTAGTTTCATTAAAGGCAAATGACAATGGCACCCCCCCCCCCAAATGGTGCAATCATTTTCGAAGTCTAAAGAAATGATTATGGTGGATATCCCCCACCCACCACCATTCCTACCATTTTTCTCTTCAATTAGAGAGAAAAAAAGGGTCCAATTAACTTTGCTTTTGAACTTGTTCTAAGGTGAAAGATTTataaagcaatatatatatataaccattaAATTACATGTTTTTAGTCACCCCTTCATTAACAAAAACAAGCTTTAATACCAAGATATGTTTGAATTAACAGTCCCACCTCTTCATGGCCTTATCACTACAATTATTCCATACCCAAAGTTGGCCAGTCCcagttatatataaatatatgttcatATAGACCATATAAAAGGGTTTTAAAGTTTGCTGGGATTTTTTAGTTGTCTTTGGATTCTAATAATGTCCCTTTAGCCATCTTCTTTGATCATAAAGTTCAACTCTGTACAGCCATGTGAGTCCTTTCTCTTATGCTTTTATCAATGTTGAGACTAAAATCAGGCTTTTGTTATTACATTTTTTTCTAATCTTTCTAAGATCAGCCGACCTACAATCCAACTCATTTGTGTTTCCAACATGTTCCTGCTTggcaaaaaaacataaattttcctTTTCCTAGTACCGAACTTAACTCGGTTATGGTCCAATACGCCATCTACACACCTCTAGTGTATATCTGCAAAACATAAAGAACTGAGTGCCTACACTAAAAAAGGTTCAAAGTTGCCCTAAAAAAGTTTCAAAGTTGCCCTAAAATAAACTTACAGCAAGCAGCAAACAGTATGCACATGGCAAATACATTCAATCAGCATGCCAGTACCAACCACATTCATTTTTAAACCCACAAATATCAATgcatttcaaaattaaatttcatatttaaacaGTCCAAAAACAAATGCCCGACTAGAAACTAACCGATGACGACGGCCGTAGTGGTCCGATGGTGACGGAGATGCTCGAGCTTCTGATGTTTGCACAGCAGGTGGTCGGCCCGGACAAAAACAACGGCGATTTTTCAGATGGCGCAAATTGAATGGGTTTGGGGTTAGGGATTTATTGAATTAATCTAGAATTGGGGGAAATGGGGAAATTTTGGGATTTCGAGTTTGGTGTGGGAATGATATGGCTGAAGAGAAAACGACGACGTTTTCGTCTACAACTTAACCCATTTGTGGCGTTTATAGCTAAAACGCCACTAAACCATAAACAAAATGCGGAAAGTCAAAttatttttgcggcgttttttaaaaaacatcggtatgctaaaaattatttattttgttttttataaattgCTTTACTTTTTTCCGGCGTTTTcatgaaaaacgccgctatttcattttgaacaaaaacgGCGCCCTTTTtctatgcaaataaaatttttataatttatttattttctttgcggcgtttttatataaaacgccgctattgcttatcttttgcggcgtttttcataaaaatgccgcaaaatattatttcattttgaacaaaatgacgccgttttgctatgcacaaaatttttattttgttttttcaaattgatttactttttgtggcatttttatgGAAAACACCGCAACTTCAatttgaacaaaatgataccgttTTGTTATgcacaaaattttttatttggtttttataaattgatttacttttttgcggcatttttacgAAAAACGCTgctatttcattttgaacaaaaacggcgtcgttttgctatgcaaataattttttttataatttatttattttctttgggGCGTTTTTAtataaaacgccgctattgcttatcttttgcggcgtttttgtgaaaaacgccgcaaaatattatttcattttgaacaaaatgacgtcgttttgctatgcacaaaattttttttttatttgttataaattgatttatttttttgcgGTGTTTTTGTGAGAAACGCCGCTATTTCGTTTTGAtcaaaaacggcgccgttttgctatgtaaataattttttataatttatttatttctttgcggcatttttatataaaacgccgctattgcttatcttttgcggcgtttttgttaaaaacgccgcaaaatattatttcattttcaacaaaatgacgccgttttgctatttTGTTTtctataaattgatttattttttgtggcatttttataGAAAACACCGCTATTTGttatcttttgcggcgttttgcataaaaatgtcgcaaaatattatttcattttaaacaaaatgacgccgttttgctatgctaaatttttttttgtcttttataaattgattttttataaaataattgtataatattttataaacttttatcatttaacaaatctcaagtaaacattaaccttaaaccctaaattaaccattcaatacatataaagtctatctattatatatctcttaaataatttaaactatactcataattttaatatatttgatttattatctcttttacaattatataagaacatatttaaaatataaattaaaaaaataattaatctaaactcaaAAACCTTAACTCGACCCctgaatccctaaaccttaatccctaactcttaacccctaacgtctaacccctaaatccctaacccttaaaccatagtccctaatccataatccctaaacccatactccctaaaccttaaaatatgaactcctaaactagccttaaatcttaaataaatcatataccctaaacaaatttaatattatctcttttacaattatataagaacatatttaaaatataaattaaaaaaattaatctaaacgcCTAAAATCCTAACTTGATCCCTgaatctctaaaccctaaatccttaacTCTTAACCCCAAAcgtctaacccctaaacccctaaccctctaacccttaaaccttaaatctcaacccttaaaccataatccctaatccataatccctaaacccatactcTATATACCTTAAAAACCTAACTCTTAAAttggccttaaatcttaaataaatcatagaccttaaaccaaaaatcctatgtttttttgcggcgctttcctaaaaaacgccgctaaatcccccaAAAGCTCAAAAAACAGCGTCATTGGGCTTATGTCTTTTTCCGGCGctttctcacaaacgccgctaaagccctgagcattagcggcgcttcctaaAACACGCCACTAAATCCGCAAAAGCTcaaaaaacggcgtcgttgggcttagtttattttgcggcgcttcctcaaaaacgtcgctaaagcccTCAACATTAGCAACGCTTTATTAAGAAACGCCACTAAATCtgcgaaagctcagaaaacggcgtcaTTGGGCTTAGTTTATTTTGCGACGTTTtatcaaaaacgccgcaaaagccCTGAGCACTAGCGGCGCTTCCTAAAAATCGCCACTAAATCCGCGAATGCTCAGAAAACGGCATCGTTGGGCTTAGTTTATTTTGCGGTGCTtcatcaaaaacgccgctaaagccctcagtattagcggcgctttcttaagaAACGCCGCTAAgtccccgaaagctcagaaaatgGTGCCGTTGAGCTTATgtatttttgcggcgctttctcaaaaacgccactaaatctgCGAAAGCTCAGAatacggcgtcgttgggcttaggttttttgcggcactttctgaaaaacgccgctaatgctttttttagcggcgttttccataaagcgccgctaatggtcgatctttagtggcgttttttattcaaacgccgctaaagtcgccgctaaaagcttgttttggtgtagtgtattGTTGGTGATTTTcacttcttaaaaaaaaaaagaagaagaaaacttaaTGGTATAATAAGCCTTAAAGTCTAAAAAAATCAGTTAAGTCCCTTCGAATCTTTTGTATCAAGTTGAGCCTttcaattcataaaatttatt containing:
- the LOC107956742 gene encoding uncharacterized protein, with the translated sequence MLLRDLYELDSVERVKVSSNSFGQPVGSEAHLLAGYLGILARNANMLPINFESWHKMPESNKNQALDNIKARFALEVSDAYVKKALGKRWRDHKRTLKKDCFKTKTTLDEKLQNVPQGMLRYQWEEVVRFWTSKKGEVCVTTKTCSGVVIL